The Nocardioides sp. S-1144 genome includes a region encoding these proteins:
- a CDS encoding DUF4229 domain-containing protein, with product MKDFVVYTALRIGLFLLTWAAVTGAWLLVAGEAALGLTFLIAFVLSGIGSYFVLSGPRDRLARHVEQRAGRISEKMEERAAKEDVPD from the coding sequence GTGAAGGACTTCGTCGTCTACACCGCGCTGCGGATCGGACTGTTCCTGCTGACCTGGGCCGCCGTCACCGGCGCCTGGCTCCTGGTCGCGGGCGAGGCGGCCCTCGGGCTGACCTTCCTCATCGCCTTCGTGCTCAGCGGCATCGGGTCCTACTTCGTGCTCAGCGGGCCGCGCGACCGCCTCGCCCGCCACGTGGAGCAGCGGGCCGGCCGGATCAGCGAGAAGATGGAGGAGCGGGCGGCCAAGGAGGACGTGCCCGACTGA
- a CDS encoding AMP-binding protein — protein MDVPRLRAWLAAPGEPEPLVVETSGSSGTPKRVVLSRRAVLASVAASADRLGGTGPWALRLPLGYVAGLQVVCRSLVAGHEPLTDPTRWPDGEGWFTSLVPTQLHRILEDADPTDRSALARAHTVLLGGGPVDPALRAGAAAAGVRVVATYGAAETAGGCVYDGVPLDGVAVDVDVSGRIRLGGPTLFDRYDGDPDLTAQTLVDGWFLTADAGRLGPDGRLEVLGRVDDVVVSGGVNVPGPAVAARLRAHPGVAAAEVLGVPDEEWGNRLVAFVALADAARDVDATALRAWVAAAHPRAWAPRQVVVLDAIPLLANGKADRLRLRELAR, from the coding sequence ATGGACGTCCCCCGGCTGCGCGCGTGGCTCGCCGCCCCCGGCGAGCCGGAGCCGCTGGTGGTCGAGACGTCCGGCTCCTCCGGCACCCCCAAGCGCGTGGTGCTGTCGCGCCGAGCCGTGCTCGCCTCGGTCGCGGCCAGCGCCGACCGGCTCGGCGGCACCGGCCCGTGGGCCCTCCGGCTGCCCCTCGGCTACGTCGCCGGCCTCCAGGTGGTGTGCCGGTCGCTGGTCGCCGGTCACGAGCCGCTCACCGACCCCACCCGCTGGCCGGACGGCGAGGGCTGGTTCACCAGCCTGGTGCCCACGCAGCTGCACCGCATCCTCGAGGACGCCGACCCCACCGACCGCTCAGCCCTCGCCCGCGCCCACACCGTGCTCCTGGGCGGCGGACCGGTCGACCCCGCGCTCCGGGCCGGTGCCGCGGCGGCCGGCGTCCGCGTCGTGGCGACCTACGGCGCGGCCGAGACCGCGGGCGGCTGCGTCTACGACGGCGTCCCGCTCGACGGCGTGGCCGTCGACGTCGACGTCTCCGGCCGGATCCGGCTGGGCGGGCCCACCCTCTTCGACCGCTACGACGGCGACCCCGACCTCACCGCGCAGACGCTCGTCGACGGCTGGTTCCTCACCGCCGACGCCGGCCGGCTCGGCCCGGACGGGCGGCTGGAGGTGCTGGGTCGCGTGGACGACGTCGTCGTCAGCGGCGGCGTGAACGTGCCCGGCCCGGCGGTGGCGGCCCGGCTGCGGGCCCACCCGGGCGTGGCCGCGGCCGAGGTGCTCGGCGTCCCCGACGAGGAGTGGGGCAACCGGCTCGTGGCCTTCGTCGCCCTCGCGGACGCCGCCCGCGACGTCGACGCGACCGCGCTCCGGGCCTGGGTCGCCGCCGCCCACCCCCGGGCCTGGGCGCCGCGCCAGGTCGTCGTCCTCGACGCGATCCCGCTGCTGGCCAACGGCAAGGCCGACCGGCTGCGGCTGCGGGAGCTGGCCCGGTGA
- a CDS encoding Na+/H+ antiporter, whose protein sequence is MEIALLLVSLAVSVLAVTAVADRIDIPAPLVLIVAGVAVSYVPGVLEVRLEADVVLFGLLPPLLYATAIQTSLVDFRANLRTILLLSVGLVVFTAAGIAVLLHALLPGLGWGLAFAIGAVVAPPDAVAATAVGRRIGLPRRITTILEGESLLNDATALVSLRTALAAGGLAAHGHGGGHVEEVTAQGVALDFVVAAGGGVLVGLLAFLVVAFLRRKLTDPLMDTALSLIVPYAAYVGAEEISASGVIAVVVAGLLLGHRAPILQTAQSRIAERTNWRTIAFVLENVVFLLIGLQAASLIEAVEESDLSGTRVALACGLSLVGVIVLRLAWVFPARYLLARNVGDHEARAVPPASYTFLLGWAGMRGVVTLAAAFVIPAEAEYREVLLLVAFTVVAGTLLVQGLSLPFLARRLDVPPPDPMDDALARATLLQQASKAGFKKLKSLDEDDLHGVVSLIKQRIEQRNFAAWERLGTTADEETPSELYGRLRLTMIEEERRRVLAIRSEGTTPSVVVAEVLAMLDVEESMLDRATQARAELRTSAVRRPGEECDHLAEHPVVETVSDGTCPACVANGNRWVALRQCLDCGHVGCCDSSPDRHATTHFQETGHTVMQSAEDGEEWRWCYVHHMTA, encoded by the coding sequence GTGGAGATCGCCCTGCTTCTCGTCTCGCTCGCCGTCAGCGTCCTCGCGGTCACCGCGGTCGCCGACCGGATCGACATCCCTGCCCCGCTCGTCCTGATCGTCGCCGGCGTCGCGGTGTCCTACGTGCCCGGGGTGCTGGAGGTCCGCCTCGAGGCGGACGTCGTGCTCTTCGGGCTGCTGCCGCCGCTGCTGTACGCCACCGCGATCCAGACCTCGCTCGTCGACTTCCGGGCCAACCTGCGCACCATCCTCCTGCTCTCGGTCGGTCTGGTGGTCTTCACCGCGGCCGGCATCGCGGTGCTGCTGCACGCCCTCCTGCCCGGGCTCGGGTGGGGACTGGCCTTCGCCATCGGCGCGGTCGTCGCACCCCCGGACGCCGTCGCCGCCACCGCCGTCGGACGCCGGATCGGGCTGCCCCGGCGGATCACCACGATCCTGGAGGGGGAGTCGCTGCTCAACGACGCCACCGCGCTCGTCTCGCTGCGCACCGCGCTCGCCGCCGGCGGGCTGGCCGCGCACGGCCACGGCGGCGGTCACGTCGAGGAGGTCACCGCCCAGGGCGTGGCCCTCGACTTCGTGGTCGCGGCCGGTGGTGGCGTGCTGGTCGGACTGCTCGCCTTCCTCGTGGTGGCCTTCCTGCGCCGCAAGCTCACCGACCCGCTGATGGACACCGCGCTCTCGCTGATCGTGCCCTACGCCGCCTACGTCGGCGCCGAGGAGATCAGCGCCTCCGGCGTCATCGCCGTCGTGGTCGCCGGACTGCTGCTGGGCCACCGGGCCCCGATCCTCCAGACGGCGCAGTCCCGGATCGCCGAGCGCACCAACTGGCGCACGATCGCCTTCGTCCTCGAGAACGTCGTCTTCCTCCTCATCGGCCTCCAGGCGGCCAGCCTCATCGAGGCCGTCGAGGAGAGCGACCTGTCGGGCACCCGCGTCGCGCTGGCCTGCGGCCTGTCGCTGGTCGGCGTCATCGTGCTGCGGCTCGCGTGGGTCTTCCCGGCGCGCTACCTGCTCGCCCGCAACGTCGGCGACCACGAGGCGCGGGCGGTGCCGCCGGCGTCGTACACGTTCCTGCTCGGGTGGGCCGGGATGCGCGGCGTCGTCACCCTGGCCGCGGCGTTCGTGATCCCGGCCGAGGCCGAGTACCGCGAGGTGCTGCTCCTGGTGGCCTTCACCGTGGTGGCCGGCACCCTGCTCGTGCAGGGGCTGAGCCTGCCGTTCCTCGCGCGCCGCCTCGACGTGCCCCCACCGGACCCGATGGACGACGCCCTGGCCCGCGCCACCCTGCTCCAACAGGCCTCAAAGGCGGGCTTCAAGAAGCTCAAGTCGCTCGACGAGGACGACCTGCACGGCGTCGTCAGCCTCATCAAGCAGCGCATCGAGCAGCGCAATTTCGCCGCCTGGGAGCGGCTCGGCACCACCGCCGACGAGGAGACCCCGAGCGAGCTCTACGGCCGGCTGCGGCTCACGATGATCGAGGAGGAGCGCCGTCGCGTGCTCGCGATCCGCTCCGAGGGCACGACGCCGTCGGTCGTGGTGGCCGAGGTGCTGGCCATGCTCGACGTCGAGGAGTCGATGCTCGACCGGGCCACCCAGGCCCGCGCCGAGCTGCGGACCTCGGCCGTGCGGCGTCCGGGGGAGGAGTGCGACCACCTCGCCGAGCACCCCGTCGTGGAGACCGTCAGCGACGGCACCTGCCCGGCCTGCGTCGCCAACGGCAACCGGTGGGTGGCGCTGCGGCAGTGCCTCGACTGCGGCCACGTCGGCTGCTGCGACTCCTCACCCGACCGGCACGCGACCACGCACTTCCAGGAGACCGGCCACACGGTCATGCAGTCCGCCGAGGACGGCGAGGAGTGGCGTTGGTGCTACGTGCACCACATGACCGCCTGA
- the resB gene encoding cytochrome c biogenesis protein ResB, whose translation MSDLRQHSDLPTRRPGELGARELARWAWRQLTSMRTALVLLLLLALAAVPGSVIPQSGVDALEVSQWKEAHPNLTPVYERLGLFSVYDSAWFSAIYLLLMISLVGCIIPRTLVYARALRAQPPAVPRNLSRLPDHTAYETDDDVEVVLERARTALRRKRYRLRVADDGPAGVSAEKGYLREFGNLVFHISVIVVLVGFAVGSLRGYQGGVIVLAGNPSSGLEGGTFSNTPASYDDLDPGSLFGADDFDPFTFTVDDFDITWLTEGSAAGTAREFRAPITYREGLDGAEQTYDLRVNHPLSIGDTDVFLIGHGYAPVITVRDGDGEVAYQGPTVFLPQDPSFLSFGVVKAPSARPGAIGLEGVLYPSFEFIDGNPVTVFPALANPLISMNVWTGDLGLDDGVPQSVYVLDTSGATPVDDADGTQLRLDLQLGETVQLPDGLGSVSFDDVQPWVRVQISQSPGKEVALGGVVLALLGLLGSLFIRPRRVWVTARRREGEESDRRGATMVEVGLLDRSGGADLTDVLDEIVAALQGRAEEEKA comes from the coding sequence ATGTCCGACCTGCGCCAGCACTCCGACCTGCCCACCCGTCGTCCCGGCGAATTGGGGGCCCGCGAGCTCGCCCGCTGGGCCTGGCGCCAGCTGACGTCGATGCGCACCGCCCTGGTGCTGCTGCTCCTCCTCGCGCTGGCCGCCGTGCCGGGCTCGGTGATCCCGCAGTCCGGGGTCGACGCGCTCGAGGTCTCGCAGTGGAAGGAGGCGCACCCGAACCTGACGCCGGTCTACGAGCGGCTCGGGCTCTTCTCGGTCTACGACTCGGCGTGGTTCTCCGCGATCTACCTGCTGCTGATGATCTCGCTGGTGGGCTGCATCATCCCGCGCACGCTCGTCTACGCCCGGGCGCTGCGCGCCCAGCCGCCCGCCGTCCCGCGCAACCTGTCGCGGCTGCCCGACCACACCGCCTACGAGACCGACGACGACGTCGAGGTCGTGCTCGAGCGGGCGCGCACGGCGCTGCGGCGCAAGCGCTACCGGCTCAGGGTCGCGGACGACGGCCCGGCCGGCGTGAGCGCCGAGAAGGGCTACCTGCGCGAGTTCGGCAACCTGGTCTTCCACATCTCGGTGATCGTCGTGCTCGTCGGCTTCGCCGTCGGCAGCCTGCGGGGCTACCAGGGCGGCGTCATCGTGCTCGCCGGCAACCCGTCCTCGGGGCTCGAGGGCGGCACGTTCTCCAACACCCCGGCCTCCTACGACGACCTCGACCCGGGCAGCCTGTTCGGCGCCGACGACTTCGACCCGTTCACCTTCACCGTCGACGACTTCGACATCACCTGGCTCACCGAGGGCTCAGCCGCCGGCACCGCGCGCGAGTTCCGGGCGCCGATCACCTACCGCGAGGGCCTCGACGGCGCGGAGCAGACCTACGACCTGCGGGTCAACCACCCGCTCTCGATCGGCGACACCGACGTGTTCCTCATCGGGCACGGCTACGCCCCGGTGATCACGGTGCGCGACGGCGACGGCGAGGTCGCCTACCAGGGCCCCACGGTGTTCCTGCCGCAGGACCCCTCGTTCCTGTCGTTCGGCGTGGTCAAGGCGCCCTCGGCCCGGCCGGGCGCGATCGGGCTCGAGGGCGTGCTCTACCCCTCGTTCGAGTTCATCGACGGCAACCCGGTCACCGTCTTCCCGGCGCTGGCGAACCCGCTGATCTCGATGAACGTCTGGACCGGCGACCTCGGCCTCGACGACGGCGTGCCCCAGTCGGTCTACGTGCTCGACACCTCCGGCGCGACGCCCGTCGACGACGCCGACGGCACGCAGCTGCGCCTCGACCTGCAGCTCGGCGAGACCGTGCAGCTGCCGGACGGTCTCGGGTCGGTCAGCTTCGACGACGTCCAGCCGTGGGTGCGGGTGCAGATCAGCCAGAGCCCCGGCAAGGAGGTCGCGCTCGGGGGCGTCGTCCTGGCGCTGCTGGGCCTGCTCGGCTCGCTGTTCATCCGCCCGCGCCGGGTGTGGGTCACGGCCCGTCGCCGGGAGGGTGAGGAGTCTGACCGTAGGGGTGCGACCATGGTCGAGGTGGGTCTGCTCGACCGCTCCGGCGGCGCGGACCTCACCGACGTGCTCGACGAGATCGTGGCCGCCCTGCAGGGTCGGGCCGAGGAGGAGAAGGCATGA
- the menD gene encoding 2-succinyl-5-enolpyruvyl-6-hydroxy-3-cyclohexene-1-carboxylic-acid synthase, whose product MTASATELARDVVRQLLDAGISEVVIAPGSRNAPLSFAFFDAARDGLVRLHTRIDERTAGFLALGLTRSHARAAVVCTSGTAVANLHPAVLEAVHAGVPVVVVTADRPARMRGTDANQTTDQVGVFGPLVPTVDLASPQPLELEGHGPVHLNVQLDDPLLPGSRWEAAADGAGADRTSRSWSDPPPVELPLGPRTVVVAGDDAGPPARRLAEAAGWPLLAEPSSGSRTGENALRCYRLLLGEGGDLAGRVERAVVHGSPTLSRPVQWLLARADVEVLSVPGRGAWAERPYPVAGTAAAYAVAGPDDPAWLQEWRDADRDVARRLDALLAGRPGLTPYEVAGAVHRALGPGMQLVVGASSPIRDLDVMARPTGVGERRKVIANRGLAGIDGTISTAVGAALGRRHGSTIALMGDVTFLHDSNGLVLGPTEPRPDLVVVVVNDDGGAIFTTLEQGAPEHADRFEALFGTPHHVDLAALCAATRTPHLEVGSLPELEQALASPNGGIEVVEVRVRRDDRRELDLAIRSLAAASPH is encoded by the coding sequence ATGACCGCCAGCGCCACCGAGCTCGCCCGCGACGTCGTCCGGCAGCTGCTCGACGCCGGCATCTCGGAGGTCGTGATCGCCCCGGGCAGCCGCAACGCGCCGCTGTCGTTCGCCTTCTTCGACGCAGCGCGCGACGGCCTGGTCCGGCTGCACACCCGCATCGACGAGCGCACCGCCGGCTTCCTGGCCCTCGGCCTGACCCGCAGCCACGCCCGGGCCGCCGTCGTCTGCACCTCCGGCACGGCCGTGGCCAACCTGCACCCGGCCGTGCTCGAGGCCGTGCACGCCGGCGTCCCGGTCGTCGTGGTCACCGCCGACCGGCCGGCCCGGATGCGCGGCACGGACGCCAACCAGACCACCGACCAGGTCGGCGTCTTCGGTCCGCTGGTGCCGACCGTCGACCTGGCGTCGCCGCAGCCCCTCGAGCTGGAGGGCCACGGCCCGGTGCACCTCAACGTGCAGCTCGACGACCCGCTGCTCCCCGGCTCCCGGTGGGAGGCCGCCGCCGACGGCGCCGGTGCCGACCGGACGTCGAGGTCCTGGTCCGACCCGCCGCCGGTCGAGCTGCCGCTCGGCCCGCGCACCGTCGTCGTCGCCGGTGACGACGCCGGACCCCCGGCCCGCCGACTCGCCGAGGCGGCCGGGTGGCCGCTGCTCGCCGAGCCGTCGTCGGGGTCGCGCACCGGCGAGAACGCGCTGCGCTGCTACCGCCTGCTGCTGGGGGAGGGCGGCGACCTGGCCGGACGCGTCGAGCGGGCCGTCGTCCACGGCAGCCCGACGCTCTCTCGCCCGGTGCAGTGGCTGCTGGCCCGGGCCGACGTCGAGGTGCTGTCGGTCCCCGGCCGCGGCGCCTGGGCCGAGCGCCCCTACCCGGTCGCCGGCACCGCCGCCGCCTACGCCGTCGCCGGTCCCGACGACCCGGCGTGGCTCCAGGAGTGGCGCGACGCCGACCGCGACGTCGCCCGCCGGCTCGACGCGCTGCTCGCCGGGCGACCCGGCCTGACGCCGTACGAGGTGGCCGGGGCGGTGCACCGCGCCCTGGGGCCCGGCATGCAGCTGGTCGTCGGGGCGTCCAGCCCGATCCGCGACCTCGACGTGATGGCCCGGCCGACCGGGGTGGGCGAGCGCCGCAAGGTGATCGCGAACCGCGGCCTCGCCGGCATCGACGGCACGATCTCGACCGCCGTCGGCGCCGCGCTCGGCCGCCGGCACGGGTCGACGATCGCCCTGATGGGCGACGTCACGTTCCTCCACGACAGCAACGGCCTGGTGCTCGGGCCGACCGAGCCGCGTCCCGACCTGGTCGTCGTCGTCGTCAACGACGACGGCGGCGCCATCTTCACCACGCTCGAGCAGGGTGCGCCCGAGCACGCCGACCGGTTCGAGGCGCTGTTCGGCACCCCGCACCACGTCGACCTGGCCGCGCTCTGCGCCGCCACCCGCACGCCGCACCTGGAGGTGGGGAGCCTCCCCGAGCTCGAGCAGGCCCTGGCCTCGCCGAACGGCGGCATCGAGGTCGTCGAGGTGCGCGTGCGTCGCGACGACCGTCGCGAGCTCGACCTCGCCATCCGGTCGCTGGCGGCCGCGTCGCCGCACTGA
- a CDS encoding 1,4-dihydroxy-2-naphthoate polyprenyltransferase, with protein MATAAEWVQGARPRTLPAAVSPVLAGTGVASYDGGAVWWKALLALLVSLALQVAVNYANDYSDGIRGTDDVRVGPMRLVGSGVATPGAVKRAAFLAFGVAGAAGLVLAATTAWWLVAVGLVSVVAAWYYTGGSTPYGYLGLGEVMVFVFFGLVAVVGTTYVQTEAWSWAALAAACGIGALACAILVVNNLRDIPTDTDAGKRTLAVRLGDAATRRLYVGLVAAAAVAVVAVAALTSWWALLGLGFLAVAGRGVRTVLGGATGPRLIPVLQSTGIGELAWAALVAVPLLLT; from the coding sequence GTGGCGACGGCGGCTGAGTGGGTGCAGGGCGCTCGTCCGCGCACCCTGCCCGCCGCGGTGTCCCCGGTCCTGGCCGGCACCGGCGTCGCGTCGTACGACGGCGGCGCGGTGTGGTGGAAGGCGCTGCTGGCGCTCCTGGTCAGCCTGGCCCTCCAGGTCGCCGTCAACTACGCCAACGACTACTCCGACGGCATCCGCGGCACCGACGACGTCCGGGTCGGGCCGATGCGCCTGGTCGGCTCCGGGGTCGCGACGCCGGGTGCGGTGAAGCGGGCGGCGTTCCTGGCCTTCGGCGTCGCCGGCGCCGCCGGGCTGGTGCTCGCCGCGACGACGGCCTGGTGGCTGGTCGCCGTCGGGCTGGTGAGCGTGGTGGCCGCCTGGTACTACACCGGCGGCTCGACGCCGTACGGCTACCTCGGGCTCGGCGAGGTGATGGTCTTCGTCTTCTTCGGCCTCGTGGCCGTCGTCGGCACGACGTACGTGCAGACCGAGGCGTGGTCGTGGGCGGCGCTGGCCGCCGCCTGCGGGATCGGCGCGCTGGCCTGCGCGATCCTCGTCGTCAACAACCTGCGCGACATCCCGACCGACACCGACGCCGGCAAGCGGACCCTCGCCGTCCGGCTCGGCGACGCCGCCACCCGGCGCCTCTACGTCGGGCTCGTCGCGGCCGCGGCCGTGGCCGTCGTCGCGGTCGCCGCCCTCACCTCGTGGTGGGCGCTGCTCGGCCTCGGATTCCTCGCCGTGGCCGGCCGCGGCGTCCGGACCGTGCTCGGCGGTGCCACCGGACCGCGGCTGATCCCGGTGCTGCAGTCGACCGGCATCGGCGAGCTGGCGTGGGCCGCGCTCGTCGCCGTCCCGCTGCTGCTCACCTGA
- the ccsB gene encoding c-type cytochrome biogenesis protein CcsB: MTNAGWETLSNQAIGAAGVVYFLALLVHLAEWASLRQPRAARTGAAGEPEPAGDVLVAVETGGESSQRTEFLGRLGVLLTVVAVAGHFVALLGRGMAADPNRVPWGNMYEFTVSGTFVVGLMYLVLMRKYSLQWMAPIVLTFVTATLMVAVIWLHDEVAPLTEALNSYWLVIHVVSAVIATGAFTIGGILSIVYLVKLRRGEATSGPMARIPSLAVLDRTAYRIHAFAFPVWTFAVLITGPIWAHEAWSRYWNWDPKEVWAFITWVVYAAYLHARATAGWKGRNAAILACVGLATLWFNFIGINYFSTSSQHSYAGAETAVVRLPDADPSLITDGSEPHLR; the protein is encoded by the coding sequence ATGACCAACGCCGGGTGGGAGACCCTGAGCAACCAGGCGATCGGGGCCGCGGGGGTCGTCTACTTCCTGGCGCTCCTCGTGCACCTGGCCGAGTGGGCGTCGCTGCGCCAGCCCAGGGCTGCCCGCACCGGGGCCGCGGGCGAGCCCGAGCCCGCGGGCGACGTCCTGGTGGCGGTCGAGACCGGTGGCGAGTCGTCGCAGCGCACCGAGTTCCTCGGCCGGCTCGGCGTCCTGCTGACCGTCGTGGCGGTGGCCGGGCACTTCGTGGCCCTGCTGGGGCGCGGCATGGCCGCGGACCCCAACCGGGTGCCCTGGGGCAACATGTACGAGTTCACCGTCTCCGGCACCTTCGTCGTCGGCCTGATGTACCTCGTGCTGATGCGCAAGTACTCGCTGCAGTGGATGGCGCCGATCGTGCTGACGTTCGTGACCGCCACGCTGATGGTCGCGGTCATCTGGCTCCACGACGAGGTCGCCCCGCTCACCGAGGCGCTCAACTCCTACTGGCTGGTGATCCACGTCGTGTCCGCGGTCATCGCGACCGGCGCGTTCACCATCGGCGGCATCCTGTCGATCGTCTACCTGGTCAAGCTGCGCCGGGGCGAGGCGACGTCCGGCCCGATGGCCCGGATCCCCTCGCTCGCCGTCCTCGACCGGACGGCGTACCGGATCCACGCCTTCGCGTTCCCGGTGTGGACCTTCGCGGTCCTCATCACCGGCCCGATCTGGGCGCACGAGGCCTGGTCGCGCTACTGGAACTGGGACCCCAAGGAGGTGTGGGCCTTCATCACCTGGGTCGTCTACGCCGCCTACCTCCACGCACGCGCCACCGCCGGCTGGAAGGGCCGCAACGCCGCCATCCTGGCCTGCGTCGGTCTGGCCACCCTGTGGTTCAACTTCATCGGGATCAACTACTTCTCGACCAGCTCCCAGCACTCCTACGCCGGCGCCGAGACCGCCGTCGTCCGCCTCCCCGACGCCGACCCGTCGCTGATCACTGACGGGTCAGAGCCACACCTGAGGTGA
- a CDS encoding YdeI/OmpD-associated family protein: MTAPVPAPEEGEAHDGRPYVHPETLEQWRAWLAAHHARGSGVWVYQWRRATGRPALGYEEQVVEALAWGWIDSTAGTVDEQRARMWFAPRRPTSGWSRPNKQRVERLHAEGRMQPAGRAALDLAHANGSWTLLDDVEDLVVPPDLAAALAAHPGARAHWDSFPPSTRKQMLTQVVTAKKPETRTARIARFADAAARGERGA; the protein is encoded by the coding sequence ATGACCGCGCCGGTACCCGCGCCCGAGGAGGGGGAGGCCCACGACGGGCGGCCCTACGTGCACCCCGAGACGCTCGAGCAGTGGCGGGCCTGGCTCGCCGCGCACCACGCCCGCGGCTCCGGCGTGTGGGTCTACCAGTGGCGCAGGGCCACGGGACGCCCGGCGCTCGGCTACGAGGAGCAGGTCGTCGAGGCGCTCGCGTGGGGCTGGATCGACAGCACCGCCGGCACGGTCGACGAGCAGCGGGCGCGGATGTGGTTCGCCCCGCGCCGACCGACCAGCGGGTGGTCGCGGCCCAACAAGCAGCGCGTCGAGCGCCTGCACGCCGAGGGCCGGATGCAGCCGGCCGGCCGGGCCGCCCTCGACCTCGCGCACGCCAACGGGTCCTGGACGCTGCTCGACGACGTCGAGGACCTCGTCGTCCCGCCCGACCTCGCGGCCGCCCTCGCCGCGCATCCGGGCGCCCGCGCGCACTGGGACTCGTTCCCGCCGTCGACCCGCAAGCAGATGCTCACCCAGGTGGTCACGGCCAAGAAGCCCGAGACCCGGACGGCCCGGATCGCGAGGTTCGCCGACGCCGCCGCCCGCGGGGAGCGGGGCGCCTGA
- a CDS encoding o-succinylbenzoate synthase, whose translation MRTRFRGITVREVALVEGAGGWGEWSPFLEYDAATAWPWLACAREAAAGDWPAPLRSEVAVNVTVPAVDPERAHRIVLDGGCRTAKVKVAEPGQSLADDEERVAAVRAALGPGGAVRVDANGGWSVEAAVTAIRRLDAAAGGLEYAEQPVATVEDLALVRRRVDVPIAADESIRRAADPYRVRDLEAADIAVLKVQPLGGVRACLRIAEDIGLPVVVSSALETSVGIAAGLALAAALPELPHACGLATVQLLTDDVAVTPLLPVDGVLPVPVAGAPLVDLAALDRLAAPPDRVAHWTARLAAVTRGGRP comes from the coding sequence ATGCGGACCCGGTTCCGCGGCATCACTGTGCGCGAGGTCGCGCTGGTCGAGGGCGCCGGCGGCTGGGGCGAGTGGAGCCCCTTCCTGGAGTACGACGCCGCGACGGCGTGGCCCTGGCTGGCCTGCGCCCGCGAGGCGGCCGCCGGCGACTGGCCCGCGCCGCTGCGGAGCGAGGTCGCGGTCAACGTCACCGTGCCGGCCGTCGACCCCGAGCGCGCCCACCGGATCGTCCTCGACGGCGGCTGCCGCACCGCGAAGGTGAAGGTGGCCGAGCCCGGCCAGTCGCTGGCCGACGACGAGGAGCGGGTCGCGGCCGTCCGTGCCGCGCTCGGGCCCGGCGGCGCGGTCCGGGTCGACGCCAACGGCGGCTGGTCGGTCGAGGCGGCCGTCACCGCGATCCGGCGCCTCGACGCCGCGGCCGGCGGCCTCGAGTACGCCGAGCAGCCGGTCGCGACCGTGGAGGACCTGGCGCTCGTGCGCCGCCGCGTCGACGTGCCGATCGCCGCTGACGAGTCGATCCGCCGCGCGGCCGACCCCTACCGCGTCCGCGACCTGGAGGCCGCCGACATCGCGGTGCTCAAGGTGCAGCCCCTGGGCGGGGTGCGGGCCTGCCTGCGGATCGCCGAGGACATCGGGCTGCCGGTCGTCGTCTCCTCGGCGCTGGAGACCTCGGTCGGGATCGCCGCCGGCCTGGCCCTCGCGGCGGCCCTGCCCGAGCTGCCCCACGCCTGCGGGCTGGCCACCGTCCAGCTCCTCACCGACGACGTGGCGGTGACGCCGCTGCTGCCCGTCGACGGCGTCCTGCCGGTCCCGGTCGCCGGGGCCCCCCTCGTCGACCTCGCCGCGCTCGACCGGCTCGCCGCCCCGCCCGACCGGGTCGCGCACTGGACGGCCCGGCTCGCCGCCGTCACCCGAGGAGGGCGTCCATGA
- a CDS encoding NAD(P)H-binding protein, translating to MLALTGSTGALGGPVAHALADLRPRLLVRDPARAPQLGEQSGGVHVTPYDDAAAATAALEGVDLLFMVSAAESEHRRREHRTFVEAAARAGVRHVVYTSFSGAAADATFTLGRDHHDTEVAIRESGMDFTILRDAFYADVLPLFADASGAIRGPAGHGSVAAVARADVADAAVAVLRDPRAHLGATYTLTGPEALTLDEVADRAGAVLGRPLRYEPESVEEAYAARRAAYPDAGEWQLDAWVSTYVAIADGSCAAVTDDVRRLTGHPARTLEQALAG from the coding sequence ATGCTCGCCCTCACCGGCTCCACCGGGGCCCTCGGCGGCCCCGTGGCCCACGCGCTCGCAGACCTCCGTCCCCGGCTGCTGGTCCGCGACCCGGCCCGCGCCCCGCAGCTCGGGGAGCAGTCGGGCGGGGTCCACGTCACCCCCTACGACGACGCCGCGGCCGCGACGGCGGCGCTCGAGGGCGTCGACCTGCTGTTCATGGTCTCGGCCGCCGAGTCGGAGCACCGGCGCCGCGAGCACCGCACGTTCGTGGAGGCCGCGGCCCGGGCCGGGGTGCGGCACGTCGTCTACACGTCGTTCTCCGGCGCAGCCGCCGACGCGACGTTCACGCTCGGCCGCGACCACCACGACACCGAGGTCGCCATCCGCGAGAGCGGGATGGACTTCACGATCCTGCGCGACGCCTTCTACGCCGACGTGCTGCCGCTGTTCGCGGACGCCTCCGGCGCGATCCGCGGCCCGGCCGGGCACGGCAGCGTCGCCGCGGTGGCCCGCGCCGACGTCGCCGACGCCGCCGTCGCGGTGCTCCGCGACCCGCGGGCGCACCTCGGGGCGACGTACACCCTGACCGGTCCGGAGGCGCTGACCCTCGACGAGGTCGCCGACCGCGCCGGCGCCGTCCTGGGACGCCCGCTGCGCTACGAGCCGGAGTCGGTCGAGGAGGCCTACGCCGCCCGCCGGGCCGCCTACCCCGACGCCGGGGAGTGGCAGCTCGACGCCTGGGTGAGCACCTACGTCGCCATCGCCGACGGCTCCTGCGCGGCAGTCACCGACGACGTCCGGCGGCTGACCGGGCACCCCGCCCGCACCCTCGAGCAGGCCCTCGCCGGCTGA